The Tetrapisispora phaffii CBS 4417 chromosome 5, complete genome genome segment TAGGTGATGTgtagtattattatttacaaaatacTTGTCGCGTGCCATTACCCGGCCTATCAAAAGCGTGCACGTGAGCAATCTTTCATACCCGCTTTCGCCTGTTACCCGAGCCAacccataccccccacTACCGCCTGCCAAAGAGCCCTCCCGCACACAAGGTCGTCCCTCAGCCGTTCGTATAAAATGGTCTTGTGCAGGGTAACACAGAAACACACACAAAACACGAACGTTCACCCGGCCGTCGCATTTTTTTcctttcatttttttatcttttttttcaccGCAACAACACGACGACATAGCACAGTGTATTCTCGTTATCGTTATATGGTTAACAGTTGCGTTAGCTAAGTTCAGTTTGGTCTAGTTCGTAGTGGGTCTGATTATCTCTTCTCattgaaacaaataaacaacCACATCGATAATGTACAACGTTAATGATATGTGCcattattgatattacCATTGTACAGTAACATAGACTATTCTATCTTTCAACAGTTGTATAATTGCTACAGgatctttctttttattcttaCCTctttctatatatatatactataCTATGCTATGCTATAGTGTAGTTTCTCTTATATAACAAGACAAAGTATAATCATACTTATACTAAACAGTTATACTACGTAAACACTTTATGAGAAATGGATTTAAGAGTAGGCAGGAAATTTAGAATTGGTAGAAAAATCGGTAGTGGTTCGTTTGGTGATATTTATCATGGTACAAATTTGATTAGTGGGGAAGAAGTCGCCATAAAATTAGAGTCGATTAGATCAAGACATCCGCAGTTAGACTACGAATCAAGGGTTTATAAGTACTTGAGTGGGGGTGTTGGGATACCTTTCTTGAGATGGTTCGGAAGGGAGGGCGAGTACAATGCGATGGTCATCGACTTGTTAGGTCCCTCTTTGGAGGATTTGTTTAATTATTGCCATAGGAAATTCTCTTTCAAAACCGTGATTATGCTGGCTTTGCAGATGATTTGTAGAATCCAGTATATTCATGGCCGCTCGTTCATTCACAGAGATATCAAACCCGACAATTTCCTAATGGGTGTAGGCAGACGTGGGTCGACGGTCAATGTCATTGATTTTGGGTTGtctaaaaaatatagagACTTCAACACCCATAGACATATCGCTTATAgagaaaataaatcattgaCAGGTACAGCAAGATATGCGAGTGTTAATACTCATCTGGGGATCGAACAAAGTAGGAGAGATGATTTGGAGTCTTTGGGCTACGTcttgatttatttttgtaaagGTTCTTTACCTTGGCAAGGTTTGAAAGCAACTACAAAAAAGCAGAAATACGATAGAATTCTAGAGAAAAAATTGTCAATTAATGTGGAGACTTTGTGTGGTGGTTTGCCTCAAGAATTCTCAGAGTATATTTCTTATTGTAAGAATTTGAAGTTCGATGAAAGACCGgattatttgtatttagCAAGATTATTCAAAGATTTGAGTATCAAATTAGACTACCATAATGatcatttatttgattGGACCATGTTGCGTTACACAAAGGCAATGGTTGAAaagcaacagcaacagcaacaaaATACCATTGCATCGAATacaaataacaataataataatggtatAACTCCTGCATctaacaacaataattcaaatactAACATTGCATCCATTACTGATAACCAAGATAATAGCCAAACTACAGCTAATGATCAGAGAAAAGATAAAAACGATTCCTTCAATAAAGTGAAGACATTGGCTATGAAAAACTTTCCAACTCATTTCCATTACTACttgattgaaaatgatagtTATTATCCAAGTCCAGATGAAATTAAGAAACAAACGGTCGCAAATAACAATGCAGTTGTGGAAGATTCATCGTTACTGAAAGCTATAGGCAAGGGCATGGAGCGTTTGAAACAAAACTCTTTACAAAACAACACGAATTTAACAAGTAATGAAGCAAACCCAGCAGATGCGCAAATGAATTCAAACGTTATTCAACCACTATTGCAGAAAcagcagcaacagcaacagcagcaaGTTCAACAAGAACAAAGATCTACATACTACCCACCACAAGTCCAAACTTCGGTAGACGCTACTCTAaaacaacagcaacaacagcaacaacagcaacaacaattaCAAAACCAAGCCTCTGCTCAAAATAACATACCAAACCAAGGTTCTGGTCAAGATATTTGGTTGTAACATAGACaagtatataatatttaaattgagAATTATCATAAATCGCaacgtatatatatgtatgtttGCATACAATTACTGTGTTTATAACTATATAATCATTTAAACCTTTACCCCTCTCGATCGTTCTCCCAAACAGAATTCAAGAAACCCGTTTCGTCACCCTCTTCACCTCTTATTAACAAAGTTTACTGAATACAATTATTCATAGTTCAACATATACAAGTTACCACATTATCGATATGCATTTTACACAGTTATCTAAAGAATGTACATACAAACATGTACATTTCTCCATTACACGCTATAATTGTATATCGTAAGCGACATCTCATTGAATTGAAACGTCCATCAATTCAAGTTCGACGTTACTTAGTCAGGACATGAAAGGCAAGACCCTACCTTTCTATCAATCCGCCTGCATAGATATGTATAGACCCATTGATACTTCAACTTGTAACCAGTGGATTGAATAATCCAGTCTCTTGAAGTGTATGATTTTGTCACTATTACCAGTAatcttctttttaatttatgtTACGTtgtttttgtgtttttttgGTTCATTACTCATTTCCTTATTTCTCAACATCATACACACATAGTTAagcattgaaaaatttactGGAAGTGAATAAACTGTTATAAAAAGTTTTAAGGTAAATAGTAATAAAGGGagttaaaaatgataatttaatttatttaacttAAGCTTCAATTTGTTCATTTGTTTATTGcttaattgattaattgtATTGACTGcattatatttgaatattactatttattttaaaggTTATCCTGTTCTGTACATTGGTTTCCGctattattcattaaagttatttttttgcataTCAGATCAACTGATATAAACTACCAggataaaaagaataacataggatttttcttatttataattattaaaaatattcaatattgtGGCCAATAACCATTTAGAATATCGTGAGCTTCACACCAAGAAGAGAAAACTTACAACAAATCGTATTAGATATAATATGGATAGcaatattaaagaatacCCTGCTCCTTCGAATGATACTAGTGTGTAtcaacaacagcaacagcaacaattGTATCAACGACAACAATTACAACAACAGCACCAATTGCAACAGGGTCAGCAATATTACTATGAAACTGCAAAGAGCGATCAACAACCCCAAGCTAGTTTAGCTCCCTTTCCAGGTGATGGAACTGATTCTTCCAATTCTCAACATTTAGTATTCCAAAAATCTTCTGTCTCCAAAGGGAAATATACGTTACAagattttcaaatattgagaACTCTTGGTACAGGCTCTTTTGGCAGAGTTCATCTAGTGAGATCAATCCACAATAGAAGATATTATGCAATAAAAGTTTTGAAGAAGCAGCAAATTATCAGAATGAAACAAATAGAACATACAAACGATGAGAGAAGAATCTTGAAAATGGTAGAACatccatttttaataagaaTGTGGGGGACTTTCCAGGACTCCAGAAATTTATTCATGGTAATGGATTATATTGAAGGTGgtgaattattttcattgttGAGAAAATCGCAACGGTTCCCAAACCCAGTGGCTAAATTTTACGCAGCTGAAGTTATATTAGCCTTGGATTACTTACATTCACATGGTATAATTTATAGAGATTTAAAACCTGAAAATCTTCTACTAGATCGTTTAGGTCATATTAAAATGACTGATTTTGGTTTCGCAAAAGAAATTTCTACTGTTACTTGGACTTTGTGTGGTACTCCTGACTATATTGCCCCAGAAGTGGTAGCCTCTAAACCTTACAATAAATCTGTAGATTGGTGGTCCTTGGGTATCTTAATATATGAAATGTTGGCCGGTTATACTCCATTTTATGATACAACTCCAATGAAAACTTATGAAAAGATATTGAACGGGAAAGTAAATTATCCATCCTTTTTCCATCCAAATATTGtagatttattatcaaatttgatAACGGCAGATTTAACAAGAAGATTCGGTAATTTACAAAGCGGAGCAGAAGATATAAAATCACATGCCTGGTTTAGTGAAGTTGTATGGTCAAAGCTACTTGCAAGGGACATTGTAACGCCATATGAACCACCAATTCAATCAGAAGTCGGTGAtacatcattatttgatCAATATCCAGAAGAACATTTCGATTATGGTATTCAGTGTGAAGACCCATATACACAGTATTTCACAGACTTTTAAAAGcataattttgatgaattcaACTGCTCTACTTTCGCTTCTTTCCATTTAAACTGAATATTAATAGTCTCCTGATACTCAAAGAATATtgcaaaattaaattgtttttcttttattaaattcttacgtaaatcaaaaataatttattaaattattaccattataataaatataaaataatcttcttgaaatcattatttttataactAATGGTCTTTATGTTATATGTTACATTAAtacttttttcaatttgtaTGCAACATTTGGCAAATTCGCTATAGTGGTGTATATCATTTCTTtccaatttgaaaaatattgaaatttatttctacgacaaaaaatataagaaaactgaaaatgtatataataattaattataaattaagtTTGTTAATATTCGAACAATGAGACTAATATTATTAGCAAACAAGATACAGCAGATTGAGAGATCAACCTAGTCTGATAAATCAGTGAACTTTTTATAGTTGTTATACagaaaataagaaaataCCAAGTAAAATGACTACATTTAAGTTTTGTCGTGATTGTAACAATATGCTTTATCCAAGAGAGGATAGAGAAAATATGAGATTGCTATTCGAATGTAGAACTTGTTCTTATGTTGAAGAAGCTGGTACTCCATTAGTTTATAGACATGAATTGATTACAAACATTGGTGAAACTGCAGGTGTGGTTCAAGATATTGGTTCAGATCCTACTCTACCGAGATCAGACAGAGAGTGTCCTAAATGTCATGGTAAGgataattgtttttttcaatCACAACAAAGAAGAAAGGACACATCTATGGTGCTGTTTTTTGTCTGTTTGAGTTGTTCACATATATTCACTTCAGatcaaaagaataaaaGAACACAATTCTCATGATCATTGGAAACTGCAGCATTTTTTAGATTTCAAAAGGTAATCAAATTTCAAACGATAATAATGTTCTCTGTCTCTTTGACAATTGTTTACTTGATGATAAGAAGATCAATATAGATGGTAAAATtctaaaaaaaaaaataagacagccataataaatatatgtaacTCCATTCACGACACATTGATTGTATTTATGTATAGTGTTCATTTCTCTTTAGTTAGTTAGCATATAAATTACATTTTGTATAAGATAATAAAgtaatagaaaataatattgaagatgcgatattgttaaattattttaagtACTATGTATGCGTATTTATTCTATTGATATGTTTAAGAATTTAtccattaaatattaaaaattctatTTTGTTCTCAACTATGAGATTTAACTATTAAATTCGTTATCCCAATTTGTTTGAAACAGAGGTAAATTGCTTTTATCATTTGTCTTTACTGAATTGCCTTCATTAATAGACATTACTAAATCGTTATCATGCAAATTAAATTCCTGTCCCTGTAATGAATCTTCCTTTTTGAAAATGTCTGTCTCATTTTGTaacataaaattaatatattcaggAATATCATGACCTTGActattttgtaaattaaaTACATCTTGTTCAAAGGAGTTGTCTGAAACATCCTCCTTTTTTGCAATAAGCTTGTTACGCATTTTGCTTTGAACTGGAAAACAGTTGGTAAAATCAATGAATGCTGGACTGCTCTGTTCGTGCTTGTCAGATTGGAACGTAGTTGctgttaaattattaattttatcaatctCATTCATTAATCGTAACTGTTCCTCCTCGGTTTTTATAAATGGACTATAGGTATTTCCTTGTTGTGCTTTCGAAGCACGGTTTGTAGAGGATTTTGAAGTGGAGTTTTTAGGAACTGCATTTgagaaattattatttgtattcaCATAATTTTCTATAACTGGAAGTTCACTCATCATCAAAGTATTTCCGTCTGTATTGAAATGTTCAGGCGGCTCGGAGTTATTAATCATATTGCTAGTTGAAGTAGTTATACTGGAACTGAGTTCATTCATTGGGCCACCAAGAAAAGTATTATTTAAGAGATCTTGTTCGTTAAGCAATGCAGGATCTGTACTTATTGGttcttgaatttttgaCATTGAATATTGTGAAGTATCTGGGGAAAACGATAGTGAAGGTGAGTTTAATTCTGTCATCTTTCCATTGTTTGGTTTATGATGTATCGATTTGTTAAATATGCCAGTGAAATCAATTTCGTTTAAATCACTGGTGAAATTTGACATGATTCCAGTTTGTAAAGCTACATCACTGGATCCTTCTAAAAATGTTGAtggtaaaataaattcatttggATATGCATTTTGAGTTACGTCATATGGATGACTATGTGGGTGACTATGCGAATGTGTATGtgtttctaaatttttgttgtttatAACATTTGAAATCAAACTATCAAAGCTTGAATTCCTCTCCATAAATGGAGTATCGGCATTTGAATTAGTTCCTGAGAATGCATCAGCAGAATTTGTATGGATATGGGTATGTGGTAAATTAACGTGAAATTTTGCAGATGCtgattttttcaaaatagtTTCTTGACTTAAGTTCAAAGATgacaattttttatttttaagcTTTTTAGGCTTACTTACATTAACGGGATAGTTTGGACAATACATCGTATTGTTTATGCTGTTTGGATCTAAATTTTTGCGTGTCGACTGTAATGCACCTTCTCCAGAAACGGTTGTTGTCACACAATTTGATGGCATTATCACTTCAAATGACTTAACTTCACTTGTTAAACCACAGTCGCAGGGTACTAATGACGGAATAATGGGCAGATTTGCATGGAATCTATATTCTAATTCGTCGAATTTTTTAATGGCTTGTATATCATCAACTTCCCTTAGaccttctttaaatttcttATATTCTTTACTCTCTGGATTAAATGCAACATTGTGTGAatgtttattattgataataacGACAGCCCACTTGTTTCTCCTTGAAGAAAGAGTGGCTCTTATACGGAATGGACATGTATTAAAACGTGAAACAActcttttcttctttcgTTCAGTGTTTTTTACATCTTTGATATCATTAGTAGGTTTCTctttaatatcttcatcatttttgggtatataattttgttcTGTGTCTTTATCTCCTTTTGAAGTTTTACCTCTTTTTGCAGCTTTACATTTAAATACAACCTTAATAGTATCTGATCTTTCAATAACTAATTCTACACCTTGTGGATAAAAGATCTTTTGCAACCATGgtttaatttcatttctatCTTTGAAATCAGGAATGGGATctaaatgaatatatttatcactTGCTTTTGATTTCACAATAACAGGAATATTATCAGTTGATTCaacttctaatttttttgtatttttattagttgTTGTTGACTTGGAATTCGCTTTATCAAGGAAGAAGTTATCATTCATCGAGATGATGGGACTTATGCTGTCTCCATTCTCcgttttaaatatttccatTTTCCTTTTTGGTTTTCTCTATCTGTGTGTGTTATGTGTTAGTTTTGCTTCTGTATTATAATTAGATATATACGTGTGTATAGAAGAGGAGAgaaatttgttaattgtAAGGGATATTAAAGATTAAATATGCATTAGAAGGTTTTGAAATGGATGGATTCACCAGAACAATTGTAttccaaaaaatattattcgTGTGTATTTCTGTACTTGTTTGAGTATTCTTATGTATTGTTATTGCTGTTGTATTGTAACGTCAACTTAGCAAAACAAAAAGACTTAATTGGTGATGGctgaaataattttagTATATTTCAAGTTTATGAAGTTAGATGAAATGAATATTCGATGATTATCGAATATCAATAGCAAAGTTGGGATGAGAAGGAAGAAGTCGTGTGTGtcagaaaagaaaagaaagactaaaattttaaaaactgaaaaaaaaattgaaaaattatggTTATATGTTGTTATTCAGAAGAAGAATCGATAAATAAAGACCATCGGTTTAACATTGACCATTGTTTGATAGATAGCAGAGACTAAGAAAGTTTTTTAAGAGGGTATTGGTCCCGTCTTATTAAGGAAAACGTTGTAGTGATACCTCTAGATAGTTATAACTGTTATAACATCAAGCCACATACAAATGATTCATCAATTACTTGAATATTGGTGAACTAGTAGTTAGTagattataaattatttactgAGTTAGATAGATGAATTAGTTCCGTTCTTCATGGTGTGTGTATGTGTGACTAGCATTGTTACAAGGAAAAAGAGACTTATTATGTAGCAAGTAAATACTAACTACATGGTAACAAGGGAGAAATGGTGAGAGTACAATGATGCTTGGCAAGCGAGAGAGAGTAAGTAAGCAAGTAAGGAAGGGAGAAATGGGATGAGAAGCATCAAGAAAAAGCCTGCGGGAGAATTCCTTTTAAAAGCCTGCGTGTTACTTCTGGGCCGAATAACAAACGCTCAAGTGACGAAGTATGACAACATTTACGGCTCCGGTCGTATTGTTAAACCAGATGCGGCTCAGACAATATACGCACCAAGTATTTCTCAGACGTAAGGTGTGAAAAAATGACTGTGAAGAACAAATTCGTAGAAAGAAGTGGGAATTTATAGCTACGGTGTTATAATACACTATGTTATAACGCCCTTGGAAAGATGTAGCCCTCTAATACTTTTGATTGGTGTGTTTGTTTTTAGGGAAAAGTGGAAACAGAACTATTAGGAAGATATTACGGTAGAAGAGCATATATTGTCCATAAAAACCACGTAGTCAACCTCAACAGAGAAGGTCAGCCACTGCGCAGCAGTACGACGGAGAAACTCTGAGAACCATAATTGCAcccatttttcttttctttttatgtTACCTACCTTGTCCTTCGTGCGCAATCATCTCCGGTCCGACCGGGTAGCAGTCCTGTCGCgatgtattattattattggtCAGTGAGATGATGAGTGGTGATGGTACCCTTGTTTggaataaaaataaaatgaaaaaatgaaatcCTACCCATCTCAtctctttaaatatatatattgctGAATTATCGATTGTCAGAAATGTTGTTAGTGTGTCATTATCTGgtatttcattaattttttaatttgtgTCATTTCCTACATATCATATTTGTtacataattatattatatcgaattcatatttttcattcttatcatttaataagttaataataaaatttgtaTTAAACCTAGTAATGCTTAGAttcttgatttttttgagattaaattttgatttgatATCAGTGAACCCTAGGAATAACCATTCATTACTGattttagaatatttataaattattaaggTAGTATCGTATAGATGGTCTTCACATACAACTAAGAAATCATTTAGGAttgaatattgatattttggGGCGTTTTCTTCATAATTAGTTATTAAGTTGTTTTTCTGTAATATTGTGTGTGTATCTTTGTACCAATTTActgtatttgaatttattgaGGTATGACAATTGGAAATCGACAATAATCTTTGATTAGTTTCGACTAATAATGTTGGTCTTGATGAGATCATTTTGTAAGTGATTGATTCAAATAGTTCGTTTTCTctcttcattattttgatttcatttatttgCCCCCTAGCGGTTGCATCTAAGAAATTacttacaaaataaatttcggaactattaaatattgttaaaCCTGGGAAATCTATTTTTGCATTggtaatattcaaattttgacATTCAATTGGGATTGCATAGTTTCTATTAGTCATGACAtttgtaataattataccataatttaaattgaaacttaaaattaaattttgatctATTAAACCTAACCACACATTTAAAATCTTAGTGTTGTGACcgatattaaattttttaaaaataatatttccattttcaatttcaaataagtATAGTTCCCCTGATAAACTGCTTATTACAACCATTAACTTAGTGCAGTTACCGCCAACATATTTACAATCAAtgaatgatattttagaaatatCAATACTATATGTTTCTGCATCTATCTTATATGTGatatttgaattgaaatcaaaaaacAGTATATCACTaacaatgaaattattataataataaatccaaaatttttcatcattgtttttttgataaattaaattttcataaCCTTTATTTAAGTATTCATTTACTTCATCTGATAATATACAAtcatttcttgaatttaatttaaaatcataatTGATTTCACTAccattaatttcattatctcTATAATAAGCATcattgttgttattataataGTTGTTCAATATATCATTCATACCATCATCAATtggaaaaatattattaatgctTTCCCtaaaaaagttattaaGCAGAACGTTGTTTATAAGAGATTGATTCACGTTTGTATTCGTTGCAAAATTTTTCTCCACAAAGTTCCTCTTAGCATAAAAGTCCACTCTTCtttgttcttctttatcatcCTCGCCGTCTCTAATCCCTTGagtattatataaaaaaactgGTAATCCCATGGCTATCCTTCTAAATTACCTGTGTGCTTGTGTGTCAAAGTTTTGCAATAATTAAAGAGATGGAATTAACACCGACAGAAAGATGATAGAAAAACCTATggaaaaaacaatatacaaataaaggagtataaaaaatactttCATATAAACTTCCATTATGATGTCGAAATTTTatgttataattattttcatgGATGTcgacatatatatatccaaTAAATATGTACTTGTATGAAATAATCGAGTTAATAAtgtaatgaaattaaatgatacaATAGTATATAATGCCGATACGATATttaatgtaaataatagaatGATTTCGaacaaaaaatacaaaaattgaaaaaggtCATCCACATAAAAATTACCAAATTTTCCTATTTAATGCATTTTTAAGAGGGCATTCGAAgattaaaaagaaatggaTTACTTTGATTACCTTTTATAGAACCAATTTCCTAATACTGTcataaaattaacaaaagatgcataatttttgatattttgttttagtAATTAAAGGTATAAAAAACGCGGGGTAAAAATGTGGGGAATGCAGAGAGAGAGGGAAAGACGGAGAGAGACGTgttaatttcatttaaaatttaattcaaattaagAAATGCGTATAAGTGAGAGGATCTTGCTGTTACGGGGTTACGCAGGGAAATAGTGGTTGTTAACGCCGATCGACACTTtccttctttcttttttagGAAAACGCCGTATGCAATCCTGCAATCATTGTTGCGTGAGTGCATCCGGTATTTAAGGACTGTGTTTTTCTGTAGGGGGTGGAGGGGAAGCGTTGAACAAAGAGCAAGCGAAAGGTGTTTGCTGACAACCACAAAAGGTAATGCATGATCGATCGGATGTATAATAGAAGGAATTGTGCGTGTATTTCTTTGtgttaaaaaattagtACCATGGCATATTTGGTTGTTTCTTTATCCCTTAATAAGTTTATGCAGCATAAGGGGGGGGTGGAGGAGACTGTCTATTTTGCTTTTTCGGTGCGGGGACTTCATGAATTCCCGATCTCCGTCGGATCCCTGAATTTTTTGGCACATGATCATAATATGAACctttttcagttttatttgaattgttCATCTAtgcatatttatatatattatcgtattattttattattcatgctatatatagttttattacaatttacGTCTTTTTGCATCTGTTTCTTTAACTTCAAGTAATGGAGGTGAATTATCCGCTGATTCGATTATCCTTTTGTTTTGATTATCGGTTGCCATTGTTGGTGATGTGtttaaatcatcaaaattgaaatataatggTGCATTTGTTTCAACTTGATCATTCGTATTTTTATGGGAATGGATATTATTTCCTTGCACATTGGAAATGCtattaatatttgtatTAACATCTTCGttagaaaaatattccGGCATTTCAAAGTTATGTGGTGTTAAATCGCTTACTAAACTCTCTAGATGTTGAATTCTTGCATCCTgttcatttatattattatgaaGATGTGATAAAAACATTTCACCATCATCAAGGGGATAAGTATCATTAATTGCTTTCTTTGTTGCAACATTAATTCTCTTATTCTCTTCTACTTCATCTTCGTGAGGAGGGATTTCGGATATTCTACCACTACTTTCAATTGTATGTAATGAACTTGCATGACTATTGATCTTTTGTAttccattattattcatattctGATTAGAATTGTTTGTTGGTGGAAATCCAATAATATTAGATGCGGCTAATATGTCATTATTGGTACTAAATTTAGAACTATCCTGAAtgatattatcattaatgtTATCAGAGTTATGTGGTGAACCAGATGCCGATCgattcttcaataaatataaagacCGCTGTGAATACGGAGGTACTTCACTTGGTACAAGCTTATTAGAATCATAATTACTCTCCTTGGGAGTGTCCAtatgaaaatttaacaCATCATCAACTCCTAGCTTATTGTTCGTATTTCCCATTTGGTTAAGTCCAGTTGTTTGGTTTTTGATgtaatcattattaatattgtaGTTTATATTAGACGCAGAAGAAAATTCAACATCATTTACAGAATTGTTTGAGTGCATCCCATCTAAATTGTTCAAGGTGTTCACGGTATTTACATTGTCCGTTTTCATTATTCTATCAGttaacattttttgatCA includes the following:
- the TPHA0E02830 gene encoding uncharacterized protein (similar to Saccharomyces cerevisiae HRR25 (YPL204W); ancestral locus Anc_6.215), producing the protein MDLRVGRKFRIGRKIGSGSFGDIYHGTNLISGEEVAIKLESIRSRHPQLDYESRVYKYLSGGVGIPFLRWFGREGEYNAMVIDLLGPSLEDLFNYCHRKFSFKTVIMLALQMICRIQYIHGRSFIHRDIKPDNFLMGVGRRGSTVNVIDFGLSKKYRDFNTHRHIAYRENKSLTGTARYASVNTHLGIEQSRRDDLESLGYVLIYFCKGSLPWQGLKATTKKQKYDRILEKKLSINVETLCGGLPQEFSEYISYCKNLKFDERPDYLYLARLFKDLSIKLDYHNDHLFDWTMLRYTKAMVEKQQQQQQNTIASNTNNNNNNGITPASNNNNSNTNIASITDNQDNSQTTANDQRKDKNDSFNKVKTLAMKNFPTHFHYYLIENDSYYPSPDEIKKQTVANNNAVVEDSSLLKAIGKGMERLKQNSLQNNTNLTSNEANPADAQMNSNVIQPLLQKQQQQQQQQVQQEQRSTYYPPQVQTSVDATLKQQQQQQQQQQQLQNQASAQNNIPNQGSGQDIWL
- the TPK2 gene encoding cAMP-dependent protein kinase catalytic subunit TPK2 (similar to Saccharomyces cerevisiae TPK2 (YPL203W); ancestral locus Anc_6.214), translated to MDSNIKEYPAPSNDTSVYQQQQQQQLYQRQQLQQQHQLQQGQQYYYETAKSDQQPQASLAPFPGDGTDSSNSQHLVFQKSSVSKGKYTLQDFQILRTLGTGSFGRVHLVRSIHNRRYYAIKVLKKQQIIRMKQIEHTNDERRILKMVEHPFLIRMWGTFQDSRNLFMVMDYIEGGELFSLLRKSQRFPNPVAKFYAAEVILALDYLHSHGIIYRDLKPENLLLDRLGHIKMTDFGFAKEISTVTWTLCGTPDYIAPEVVASKPYNKSVDWWSLGILIYEMLAGYTPFYDTTPMKTYEKILNGKVNYPSFFHPNIVDLLSNLITADLTRRFGNLQSGAEDIKSHAWFSEVVWSKLLARDIVTPYEPPIQSEVGDTSLFDQYPEEHFDYGIQCEDPYTQYFTDF
- the RPB9 gene encoding DNA-directed RNA polymerase II core subunit RPB9 (similar to Saccharomyces cerevisiae RPB9 (YGL070C); ancestral locus Anc_6.212); this encodes MTTFKFCRDCNNMLYPREDRENMRLLFECRTCSYVEEAGTPLVYRHELITNIGETAGVVQDIGSDPTLPRSDRECPKCHGKDNCFFQSQQRRKDTSMVLFFVCLSCSHIFTSDQKNKRTQFS
- the TPHA0E02860 gene encoding uncharacterized protein (similar to Saccharomyces cerevisiae AFT1 (YGL071W) and AFT2 (YPL202C); ancestral locus Anc_6.211), producing MEIFKTENGDSISPIISMNDNFFLDKANSKSTTTNKNTKKLEVESTDNIPVIVKSKASDKYIHLDPIPDFKDRNEIKPWLQKIFYPQGVELVIERSDTIKVVFKCKAAKRGKTSKGDKDTEQNYIPKNDEDIKEKPTNDIKDVKNTERKKKRVVSRFNTCPFRIRATLSSRRNKWAVVIINNKHSHNVAFNPESKEYKKFKEGLREVDDIQAIKKFDELEYRFHANLPIIPSLVPCDCGLTSEVKSFEVIMPSNCVTTTVSGEGALQSTRKNLDPNSINNTMYCPNYPVNVSKPKKLKNKKLSSLNLSQETILKKSASAKFHVNLPHTHIHTNSADAFSGTNSNADTPFMERNSSFDSLISNVINNKNLETHTHSHSHPHSHPYDVTQNAYPNEFILPSTFLEGSSDVALQTGIMSNFTSDLNEIDFTGIFNKSIHHKPNNGKMTELNSPSLSFSPDTSQYSMSKIQEPISTDPALLNEQDLLNNTFLGGPMNELSSSITTSTSNMINNSEPPEHFNTDGNTLMMSELPVIENYVNTNNNFSNAVPKNSTSKSSTNRASKAQQGNTYSPFIKTEEEQLRLMNEIDKINNLTATTFQSDKHEQSSPAFIDFTNCFPVQSKMRNKLIAKKEDVSDNSFEQDVFNLQNSQGHDIPEYINFMLQNETDIFKKEDSLQGQEFNLHDNDLVMSINEGNSVKTNDKSNLPLFQTNWDNEFNS
- the YIG1 gene encoding Yig1p (similar to Saccharomyces cerevisiae YIG1 (YPL201C); ancestral locus Anc_6.210) → MGLPVFLYNTQGIRDGEDDKEEQRRVDFYAKRNFVEKNFATNTNVNQSLINNVLLNNFFRESINNIFPIDDGMNDILNNYYNNNNDAYYRDNEINGSEINYDFKLNSRNDCILSDEVNEYLNKGYENLIYQKNNDEKFWIYYYNNFIVSDILFFDFNSNITYKIDAETYSIDISKISFIDCKYVGGNCTKLMVVISSLSGELYLFEIENGNIIFKKFNIGHNTKILNVWLGLIDQNLILSFNLNYGIIITNVMTNRNYAIPIECQNLNITNAKIDFPGLTIFNSSEIYFVSNFLDATARGQINEIKIMKRENELFESITYKMISSRPTLLVETNQRLLSISNCHTSINSNTVNWYKDTHTILQKNNLITNYEENAPKYQYSILNDFLVVCEDHLYDTTLIIYKYSKISNEWLFLGFTDIKSKFNLKKIKNLSITRFNTNFIINLLNDKNEKYEFDII